A region from the Oceanidesulfovibrio marinus genome encodes:
- a CDS encoding DUF362 domain-containing protein, whose protein sequence is MTVVQQDGRVAAVESRALSDDPEAYENAVAAALGAVDAAAFFAAQERVLLKPNLVNDSPFPVTTPVAMVRAVLRYARQAGAGEVVVAEGCGQAGMETGEIFARLGYEAMAREEDVRLIDLNHEPCTMLTDDSRTVHRTMELPEIAFTHAVVSLPVLKAHSLSKVTGSLKNMMGLLPPTRYGAGAGGYKKSQFHGQLQECIADLITYRSPDLAVMDGTVGLRDYHLGGARCDPPVGKILASFDAKALDREAAGLLGLDWRAIAHLR, encoded by the coding sequence ATGACAGTTGTACAGCAGGACGGACGCGTGGCCGCCGTGGAGAGCCGCGCCTTGAGCGATGATCCGGAAGCGTATGAGAATGCCGTGGCCGCGGCGCTGGGCGCCGTGGATGCGGCGGCCTTCTTTGCCGCGCAGGAGCGCGTGCTGCTCAAGCCCAACCTGGTGAACGACTCGCCTTTCCCTGTGACTACTCCCGTGGCCATGGTCCGCGCCGTGCTGCGCTATGCGCGGCAGGCAGGGGCCGGCGAGGTGGTGGTGGCCGAAGGCTGCGGCCAGGCCGGCATGGAGACAGGCGAGATATTCGCCCGGCTGGGGTACGAGGCCATGGCGCGCGAGGAGGACGTGCGACTCATCGACCTGAACCATGAGCCCTGCACCATGCTGACCGACGACTCCCGCACCGTGCATCGGACCATGGAGCTTCCCGAGATCGCCTTCACCCACGCCGTGGTCTCCCTGCCCGTGCTCAAGGCGCACTCGTTGTCCAAGGTTACCGGCAGTCTGAAGAACATGATGGGGCTGCTGCCGCCCACGCGGTACGGTGCTGGCGCTGGCGGGTACAAAAAGTCGCAATTCCACGGCCAGCTGCAGGAGTGCATAGCCGACCTCATCACCTATCGCAGTCCGGACCTGGCCGTGATGGACGGTACCGTGGGGCTACGCGACTACCACCTGGGCGGAGCGAGGTGCGATCCGCCGGTGGGCAAAATCCTCGCCTCCTTCGACGCCAAAGCGCTGGACCGCGAGGCCGCCGGCCTCCTGGGTCTGGACTGGCGCGCCATCGCCCACTTGCGCTGA
- a CDS encoding acyl-CoA thioesterase has protein sequence MSNEKDTFPKPECWYPHRVSYGETDTMGLAYYGEYLHFFERARSAFIRERGMSYAGVEEKGVLLPVREACCRYRHPSRYDDLIWIRAGINEWSRVAMTFIYEVWNEDRTELLTTGHTQHACVGPDFKLIRVPEWLKEMFQND, from the coding sequence ATGAGCAATGAGAAGGATACCTTTCCAAAGCCCGAGTGCTGGTATCCGCACCGCGTCTCCTACGGCGAGACAGACACCATGGGCCTGGCCTACTACGGCGAGTATCTTCACTTTTTCGAGCGGGCGCGCAGCGCCTTCATCCGCGAGCGCGGCATGAGCTACGCCGGGGTGGAGGAAAAAGGCGTGCTCCTGCCCGTGCGCGAGGCGTGCTGCCGCTACCGCCACCCGTCGCGCTATGACGATCTTATCTGGATTCGCGCGGGCATCAACGAGTGGTCCCGCGTTGCAATGACCTTCATCTATGAGGTGTGGAACGAGGACAGGACAGAGCTGCTCACCACGGGCCACACTCAGCACGCCTGCGTCGGCCCGGACTTCAAGCTCATCCGGGTCCCGGAATGGCTCAAGGAGATGTTCCAAAATGATTGA
- a CDS encoding Nif11 family protein yields the protein MSQNELERFLVDLGNYPHLQRELVDAGADAFHLARIAEENGYDLSEDEISELQQRSRDEEGQ from the coding sequence ATGAGTCAGAATGAACTCGAGCGTTTCCTGGTCGATCTCGGCAACTACCCGCATCTGCAGAGGGAGCTGGTGGACGCCGGCGCCGACGCCTTCCATCTGGCGCGGATCGCTGAAGAGAACGGCTACGACCTGAGCGAGGACGAGATATCGGAGCTGCAGCAGCGCTCCCGCGATGAGGAAGGGCAGTAG
- a CDS encoding cofactor-independent phosphoglycerate mutase, producing MSDASRTFLFLVGDGMGDWPMDELGGKTALQAAHTPNMDRLAGLGLTGLCRTVPDTMPPGSDVANMALMGFDPIVHHTGRGPIEAAAQGLELGENDLVFRLNLVTVSEFSADGVMRDYSSGHIKTEDATALLEKLSTELADLMGDDFEFYPGVQYRHLLVARDAADGPLSDLFTNPPHDILDQPIVNDITEFEEYPELHAVLKKAAEILASPDNPTKANALWPWGQGRPLILPPFVQTYGMRGAVISAVDLVKGLGRAAGMRVMDIEGATGLLDTNYEGKVQAALDFINGGGELVFLHVEAPDECGHGGVASEKVESIERFDKRIVGPLMDALWESNAAFLLGCDHFTPIAERTHTKDPIPFVLAWKGCENPSGVAEYSEAAAASTGLMIDPGFELIGWALTESGLREKKK from the coding sequence ATGTCCGATGCTTCCCGCACGTTTCTGTTTCTCGTAGGCGACGGCATGGGCGACTGGCCCATGGACGAGCTCGGCGGCAAGACGGCGCTCCAGGCAGCCCACACCCCCAATATGGACCGCTTGGCCGGCCTTGGCCTGACCGGCCTGTGCCGCACCGTGCCGGACACCATGCCTCCTGGCTCCGACGTGGCCAACATGGCCCTGATGGGCTTCGATCCCATCGTACACCACACCGGCCGCGGCCCCATCGAGGCCGCCGCCCAGGGCCTGGAGCTCGGCGAGAACGACCTCGTGTTCCGGCTCAACCTGGTCACGGTCTCGGAGTTCTCGGCCGACGGCGTGATGCGCGACTACTCCTCCGGCCACATCAAGACCGAGGACGCCACGGCCCTGCTGGAGAAGCTCTCCACCGAGCTGGCCGATCTCATGGGCGACGACTTCGAGTTCTACCCCGGCGTCCAGTACCGCCACCTGCTGGTTGCCAGGGACGCGGCCGACGGCCCCTTGTCCGACCTCTTCACCAACCCGCCCCACGACATCCTGGACCAGCCCATCGTCAACGACATCACGGAGTTCGAGGAGTACCCCGAGCTGCACGCCGTGCTCAAGAAGGCGGCGGAGATTCTGGCCTCCCCGGACAACCCCACCAAGGCCAACGCCCTGTGGCCGTGGGGGCAGGGCCGCCCGCTCATCCTGCCGCCCTTCGTGCAGACCTACGGCATGCGCGGCGCGGTGATCTCGGCCGTGGACCTGGTCAAGGGCCTGGGCCGCGCGGCCGGCATGCGGGTAATGGACATCGAAGGCGCCACCGGTCTGCTGGACACCAACTACGAGGGCAAGGTCCAGGCCGCCCTCGACTTCATCAACGGCGGCGGCGAGCTCGTGTTCCTGCATGTGGAAGCGCCGGACGAGTGCGGCCACGGCGGCGTAGCTTCGGAAAAGGTGGAGTCCATCGAGCGCTTCGACAAACGCATCGTAGGACCGCTGATGGACGCGCTGTGGGAGAGCAACGCCGCGTTCCTCCTGGGCTGCGACCACTTCACGCCCATTGCCGAGCGCACGCACACCAAGGACCCCATTCCGTTCGTCCTGGCCTGGAAGGGCTGCGAAAATCCATCCGGCGTGGCCGAGTACTCCGAAGCGGCCGCCGCCTCTACGGGCCTGATGATCGACCCCGGCTTTGAGCTCATAGGCTGGGCCCTGACCGAATCCGGCCTGCGGGAGAAGAAAAAATGA
- a CDS encoding TraR/DksA family transcriptional regulator — protein MVTQSIIHTIKERFKEVRQDEQRLHALRNALQDKLTEPAERGQKEQELSQIDREIESLEEESGNIRKALARVDSGNFGVCSSCGRLIEPRRLEAMPWTELCIVCARQQEAQAT, from the coding sequence TTGGTTACACAAAGTATTATTCATACCATCAAGGAGCGCTTCAAAGAGGTGCGCCAGGATGAGCAGCGGTTGCACGCCTTGCGCAACGCACTGCAGGATAAGCTCACGGAGCCGGCGGAACGCGGCCAGAAGGAACAGGAACTCTCGCAGATCGACAGGGAGATCGAGAGCCTGGAGGAAGAGAGCGGCAATATCCGCAAGGCGCTGGCCCGCGTGGATTCCGGGAACTTCGGCGTCTGCTCCTCCTGTGGCAGGCTTATAGAGCCCAGGCGGCTGGAGGCCATGCCGTGGACCGAGCTGTGCATCGTCTGCGCGCGGCAGCAGGAGGCGCAGGCCACGTGA
- a CDS encoding amidohydrolase family protein, which produces MIDEPRDAGSPSASAQTAATAAPGNGYIDVHTHSFHPKIAHKVLKQLEGHYRIQPVGSGLLEDLLQVETAAGIGRMMVHSAATTPAQVIPANNWALELLKKDTGRIEPFGTVHPEFEKWESELDRLERAGIRGLKIHPDFQGFRLDDPQLFTILEAAADRFVYMIHVGDRLPPAENPSCPYKLLAIHEALPQAKIIAAHLGGYLHWQWVLETILGRNVYIDTSSSLSYIDQPTLEAIFERHPREYILFGSDWPLQDPKTEIGLLRSRLGLTDAEISEILANGSRLLPAHAGHKPEQQPAFSPDPTRHDTSPDRSI; this is translated from the coding sequence ATGATTGACGAACCGCGCGACGCCGGCTCCCCATCGGCGTCCGCCCAGACCGCTGCAACCGCCGCTCCGGGGAACGGCTACATCGACGTCCACACCCACTCCTTCCACCCCAAGATTGCACACAAAGTCCTGAAACAACTGGAGGGCCACTACCGCATCCAGCCCGTGGGCTCCGGCCTGCTGGAGGATTTGCTGCAGGTGGAGACAGCGGCCGGCATAGGCCGCATGATGGTGCACAGCGCGGCCACCACCCCGGCGCAGGTTATCCCCGCCAACAACTGGGCGCTGGAGCTGCTCAAGAAGGACACTGGCCGGATCGAGCCCTTTGGCACCGTGCATCCGGAGTTCGAAAAGTGGGAGTCCGAGCTGGACCGCCTGGAGCGCGCCGGCATCCGCGGCCTGAAGATCCACCCCGACTTCCAGGGCTTCCGGCTGGATGATCCGCAGCTCTTCACCATCTTGGAGGCAGCGGCCGACCGGTTCGTGTACATGATCCACGTGGGCGACAGGCTGCCCCCGGCCGAGAATCCCTCCTGCCCGTACAAGCTGCTGGCCATCCACGAGGCCCTGCCCCAGGCCAAGATCATCGCCGCGCATCTGGGCGGCTATCTCCACTGGCAGTGGGTGCTGGAGACCATCCTGGGCCGCAATGTGTACATCGACACCTCCAGCTCACTTTCCTACATCGACCAGCCCACGCTGGAGGCCATTTTCGAGCGCCATCCGCGCGAGTACATCCTCTTTGGCAGCGACTGGCCCCTGCAAGACCCCAAGACGGAGATAGGCTTGCTGCGCTCCCGGCTGGGGCTGACGGACGCCGAGATCTCGGAGATACTGGCCAACGGCTCCAGGCTGCTGCCGGCGCACGCCGGACATAAGCCGGAGCAGCAACCTGCCTTTTCGCCAGATCCTACCCGGCACGACACATCCCCCGACCGGTCCATATAA
- a CDS encoding outer membrane beta-barrel protein has product MIATAILLAGLLAPGQALAEKKYHISNDLEASASVGGVWVFHDDVDAYMTYGVTLDYFINEFWSVEAEFLAYEFFMNADLDSDQKNFFRNYEVIPSAYVTQLLASMGYTASQQDVAAEYIEAVNRSAMPVPTRDENISGYGFTVGPRFNFFPTEMGGLFLAMGVGAAVTDEEVPYSGNTNFFSFKTEIGQDLRVTDNFSFLIRMGFRHLGGFNPQQLDGVGGSVGVGYTF; this is encoded by the coding sequence ATGATCGCGACGGCAATTCTGCTGGCAGGGCTTCTTGCGCCCGGCCAGGCGCTTGCCGAGAAGAAGTATCATATTTCGAACGATCTCGAAGCCTCGGCAAGTGTCGGCGGCGTCTGGGTCTTCCATGATGATGTGGACGCCTACATGACGTACGGCGTCACGCTCGACTACTTCATCAACGAGTTCTGGAGCGTGGAGGCGGAGTTCCTGGCGTACGAGTTCTTCATGAACGCGGATCTCGACAGCGACCAGAAGAACTTCTTCAGGAATTACGAGGTCATCCCCTCTGCGTACGTCACACAGCTCCTCGCGTCCATGGGCTACACAGCCTCGCAGCAGGACGTCGCCGCCGAGTACATCGAAGCGGTCAATCGCTCGGCCATGCCGGTTCCTACCCGCGATGAGAATATCTCCGGTTACGGCTTCACTGTCGGGCCGCGGTTCAACTTCTTCCCCACGGAGATGGGGGGGCTGTTCCTCGCCATGGGCGTGGGCGCCGCCGTGACAGACGAGGAAGTGCCCTACAGCGGCAACACGAATTTCTTCTCCTTCAAGACGGAGATCGGCCAGGACCTGCGGGTCACCGACAACTTCTCGTTCCTCATCCGTATGGGCTTCCGGCACCTGGGCGGGTTCAACCCCCAACAGCTGGACGGCGTGGGCGGCTCCGTGGGCGTCGGCTACACCTTCTAA
- a CDS encoding ChaN family lipoprotein codes for MRRLIVCLFTLVATFVLAGAALAQDIDDWDFSLWDVANGRELSIEAAVPDLAKAEFVYVGEVHDEYATHLAQLAVIRALREAGHEVVVGLEMFERRDQETLDRWLAGKLPEREFIEAFRRNWGRLWPQYRDIFLYCRENGVPMAGLNVPRSVTRKVASQGFESLTEEERGMLPPIACDVSPAYAEFLHRITGAHGHGEAEFQKFCEAQLVWDTAMAVHALDDMKEYPGAIMVVLAGSVHAWKAAMPAQMRKQDPDVTQRIILPQEKGRLDKDAVTTADCDYLMLNL; via the coding sequence ATGCGACGGCTGATCGTATGCCTTTTCACGCTGGTTGCGACGTTCGTTCTGGCGGGCGCCGCGCTGGCCCAGGATATCGACGATTGGGACTTCTCGCTGTGGGATGTGGCGAACGGTCGCGAGCTCTCCATCGAGGCGGCCGTGCCCGATCTTGCCAAGGCGGAGTTCGTGTACGTGGGCGAGGTGCACGACGAGTACGCTACCCACCTGGCTCAGCTTGCCGTTATCCGCGCGCTCCGGGAGGCCGGCCACGAGGTGGTGGTGGGGCTGGAGATGTTCGAGCGGCGGGACCAGGAGACGCTGGACCGCTGGCTGGCCGGGAAACTGCCGGAACGCGAGTTCATAGAGGCATTCCGCCGCAACTGGGGCCGGCTGTGGCCGCAGTACCGGGACATCTTTCTCTACTGCCGGGAGAACGGCGTGCCCATGGCCGGGCTGAACGTACCGCGCAGCGTGACGCGCAAGGTGGCCAGCCAGGGCTTCGAGTCCCTGACCGAAGAGGAGCGGGGCATGCTGCCGCCCATCGCCTGCGACGTGAGCCCGGCGTATGCAGAGTTCCTGCACCGCATCACCGGCGCGCATGGCCACGGCGAAGCGGAGTTCCAGAAGTTCTGCGAGGCCCAGCTTGTGTGGGATACGGCCATGGCCGTGCACGCCCTGGACGACATGAAGGAGTATCCGGGCGCGATCATGGTGGTGCTTGCAGGCTCCGTGCATGCCTGGAAGGCGGCCATGCCCGCGCAGATGCGCAAGCAGGACCCGGACGTGACGCAACGTATCATCCTGCCGCAAGAGAAGGGGCGGCTGGACAAGGATGCGGTCACAACGGCCGACTGCGACTATCTGATGCTCAATCTGTAG
- a CDS encoding NAD(P)/FAD-dependent oxidoreductase, translating to MSDPKAGAILQRDKTTYAIKPRTPLGVIDPDTLERIAHVVREYKIPAVKITSAQRLMLLGIREEDLGPIKEALGPVGELCKNYVQACPGTDWCSFGMMDAMGMGARLDRLVFGRAFPAKVKVGVSGCNFNCGESRYRDVGLVGGPHGWTVLVGGNGGRRPRLGDVLVKGLNDDEAEGMVAAFLDLYASEASVKHRTALFVQKRSIESIREALGVPAID from the coding sequence GTGAGCGATCCGAAGGCAGGCGCCATCCTGCAGCGAGACAAGACCACCTACGCCATCAAACCCCGCACGCCCCTGGGCGTGATCGACCCTGATACACTGGAGCGCATCGCCCACGTGGTGCGCGAGTACAAGATACCCGCGGTCAAGATCACTTCGGCGCAGCGGCTCATGCTTCTCGGCATCCGCGAGGAGGACCTGGGCCCCATCAAGGAAGCGCTGGGCCCGGTTGGCGAGCTGTGCAAGAACTACGTGCAGGCCTGCCCGGGCACGGACTGGTGCAGCTTCGGCATGATGGACGCCATGGGCATGGGCGCGCGCCTGGACAGGCTGGTCTTTGGCCGCGCCTTCCCGGCCAAGGTCAAGGTCGGGGTCTCGGGCTGCAACTTCAACTGCGGCGAGAGCCGCTACCGCGACGTGGGCCTGGTGGGCGGTCCCCACGGCTGGACCGTACTCGTGGGCGGCAACGGCGGCAGGCGGCCGCGACTGGGCGATGTCCTGGTCAAAGGCCTGAATGACGACGAGGCCGAGGGCATGGTGGCCGCGTTCCTGGATCTCTACGCCAGCGAAGCATCGGTGAAGCACCGCACCGCCCTGTTCGTGCAGAAGCGCAGCATCGAGTCGATCCGCGAAGCCCTGGGCGTGCCCGCAATTGATTAG
- a CDS encoding M1 family metallopeptidase codes for MIRLIPSMRVRLLVLPLILFVALLLVPAVAIEVRAEAPSHTLEIALRPDEAMLTGVADLDVSRYAGARATVLLAQKAAISVMRVDGNNAQYERDGRSLSVDIPKGASSLYIEYACRFDDPVEEQPASMDNPGFGVMGSITDKGAFLLPGSDWYPWLPEHGAHYALTVRAPLGMYAVTTGGLMGHADLQDESLSRWDAWSPEDRLPLAAGWWTMRRNDDGPVPVLTYFTRQNEPLSARYLEATSRHVAFFSKLHGAYPFPQFSVVENYFPTGYGFPGFTLLGGRVLALPFIPETSLRHEVAHCWWGNGVLVDWERGNWCEGLTTYVADYLSKELESQAAALEYRIKNLRNYALVVPPDKDFALDAFTSRTSPATQAVGYGKAMYVFHMLRRRVGDEAFWQTLRQFYADHLFQLTSWSDFQQAFAAPELLGPDGAARFFAQWVDRPGAARLALSAKSAKSDGGWRVETGVSQQKPGYDLTVPVVVETADGKTNATITLPADGDRGEAVLETKAEPLRAEADPEANIFRRLAPEEVPATVNRLKGSENLVAILAESLPPEARKLAQWVLVSLSQGRAVILAEDEAVQDMQKTAGEDVLFFGMPESPELRALISQTHAGAVYLMGEGLPGAAVPAEADTVFFVDKRDGADNATVNAAGELPVTAMLAAGGELIPDAFTTAARKITHYGTYSYLVFAGGDNLGKGVWPVRISPMTVQLKE; via the coding sequence ATGATTCGACTCATACCCTCCATGCGTGTCCGGCTCCTGGTATTGCCCCTCATCCTTTTCGTCGCGTTGCTGCTCGTTCCGGCGGTGGCTATCGAGGTGCGGGCGGAGGCGCCGTCCCATACGCTTGAAATTGCGCTCCGTCCCGACGAGGCGATGCTGACCGGCGTGGCCGATCTCGACGTCTCGCGCTATGCCGGGGCGCGGGCCACGGTGCTGCTGGCGCAGAAGGCCGCGATCTCGGTCATGCGGGTGGATGGTAACAACGCGCAGTACGAGCGCGACGGCCGCAGCCTCTCCGTGGACATCCCCAAGGGCGCGTCCTCCCTGTACATCGAGTACGCCTGCCGCTTTGACGATCCGGTGGAGGAGCAGCCCGCCTCCATGGACAACCCCGGCTTCGGCGTCATGGGCTCCATCACGGACAAGGGCGCCTTTCTGCTGCCCGGCAGCGACTGGTATCCCTGGCTACCGGAGCACGGCGCGCACTACGCGCTCACGGTCCGCGCACCGCTGGGCATGTACGCCGTGACCACAGGCGGCCTGATGGGCCATGCGGATCTGCAGGATGAGAGCCTCTCCCGCTGGGACGCATGGTCGCCGGAGGACCGCCTGCCTCTCGCTGCCGGCTGGTGGACCATGCGGCGCAACGACGACGGCCCGGTCCCGGTGCTCACGTATTTCACCCGGCAGAACGAGCCCTTGTCCGCGCGCTATCTGGAGGCCACCTCGCGGCACGTCGCCTTCTTCAGCAAGCTCCACGGCGCGTACCCCTTCCCGCAGTTTTCCGTGGTGGAGAACTACTTCCCCACCGGGTACGGCTTCCCCGGCTTCACTCTGCTGGGTGGCCGCGTGCTGGCGCTGCCGTTCATTCCGGAAACGAGCCTGCGGCATGAGGTGGCGCACTGCTGGTGGGGCAACGGCGTGCTTGTGGATTGGGAACGCGGCAACTGGTGCGAGGGTTTGACCACCTACGTGGCCGACTACCTGAGCAAGGAGCTCGAAAGCCAGGCGGCCGCGCTGGAGTATCGCATCAAGAACCTGCGGAACTACGCCCTGGTGGTGCCGCCGGATAAGGATTTCGCCCTGGATGCGTTCACCTCGCGCACCAGCCCGGCCACCCAGGCCGTGGGCTACGGCAAGGCCATGTATGTGTTCCACATGCTGCGCCGCCGCGTGGGGGACGAAGCGTTCTGGCAGACATTGCGGCAGTTCTACGCCGACCATCTGTTTCAGCTCACCTCGTGGTCGGACTTCCAGCAGGCTTTTGCCGCGCCGGAGCTTCTTGGGCCGGACGGGGCGGCGCGGTTCTTTGCCCAGTGGGTGGACCGGCCGGGTGCGGCCAGGCTCGCGCTGAGTGCAAAGAGCGCCAAGAGTGACGGAGGCTGGCGCGTGGAAACGGGCGTCTCACAGCAGAAACCGGGCTACGATCTGACCGTGCCCGTGGTGGTGGAGACGGCGGATGGGAAGACGAACGCGACCATCACCCTGCCTGCGGATGGTGACCGCGGCGAGGCCGTGCTTGAAACCAAAGCCGAGCCTCTGCGCGCGGAGGCCGATCCCGAGGCGAACATCTTCCGCCGTCTTGCGCCGGAGGAGGTGCCGGCCACGGTGAATCGGCTCAAGGGCTCGGAAAATCTCGTGGCGATCTTGGCCGAATCGCTGCCGCCGGAGGCCCGAAAGCTGGCCCAGTGGGTGCTTGTCTCCCTCAGCCAGGGCAGGGCCGTGATTCTGGCGGAGGACGAGGCGGTGCAGGACATGCAAAAGACCGCTGGAGAGGACGTGCTCTTTTTCGGCATGCCTGAGTCCCCGGAGCTCCGGGCGCTCATTTCGCAGACCCATGCCGGGGCCGTGTACCTGATGGGCGAGGGCCTGCCCGGCGCGGCCGTACCGGCCGAGGCGGACACTGTGTTCTTCGTGGACAAGCGCGATGGAGCCGACAACGCAACGGTAAACGCAGCCGGCGAGCTGCCCGTCACGGCAATGCTCGCAGCCGGCGGCGAGCTCATTCCGGACGCCTTCACCACGGCGGCGCGGAAGATCACCCACTACGGCACATACAGCTACCTCGTATTCGCGGGCGGCGATAATCTGGGCAAGGGCGTCTGGCCGGTACGCATATCGCCCATGACCGTCCAACTGAAGGAGTGA